A stretch of Myxocyprinus asiaticus isolate MX2 ecotype Aquarium Trade chromosome 42, UBuf_Myxa_2, whole genome shotgun sequence DNA encodes these proteins:
- the LOC127433064 gene encoding inactive carboxypeptidase-like protein X2 codes for MKMQTFRVPLLPTLFALCWILLLVIHVDSVGAERSNQKTRSIHMKENSDVSSKREEIQDVFSEDTQMDEPDAEDKDKPKDKKTPEELLEAKAKKASEKAAKAKKPKPTKKPKPTKKPKPPKPTKKPKPPKPTKKPKAPKATTTPKTRETTTTRKTTMEEEEEKILLELGWDMLFPTVSPKKTEIKKPIEPDHGNVHSKKEATRPPIIKELDPDYWDARYEVPEPDLIPNVKEPSNTDDPSIYLPIPEETSISPRTVAPWYEEYDYSDLAAKKLEEELEKARKAKEEKAEKLRKIWEEEEEERRQQTALHVEPKKCPPLGMESHRVEDDQILASSMSHHGYSALRGRLNMQSSDDEEDVYGGAWCADTEEKEHWFQLDARREVEFTGVITQGRNSESNNDFVSSFFVAFSNDSRDWTVLHDGYAEWLFYGNVDKDTPVMAEFSFPVVARYIRILPQSWNGSLCMRLEVLGCPLPTSYLTENDVPPTDDLDYRHHNYKEMRQMMKVINEECPNITRIYNIGKSSQGLKMYAMEISDNPGEHETGEPEFRYTAGLHGNEVLGRELLLLLMQFLCKEYNDDNPRVRHLVEGVRIHLVPSLNPDAYELAFEMGSEMGNWALGHWTEEGYDIFQSFPDLNSVLWGAEDRGWVPRIIPNHHIPIPENFLNGSVAVETKAIITWMERTPFVLGANLQGGEKIVAYPFDMQRPPRATGADGRGGQPVSEYHQMNEETWARIQRQNEGALRETADENLFRWLAMTYAHSHLTMTETHRGSCHTDDITGGQGIINRASWKPVVGSMNDFSYLHTNCFEISIFLGCDKFPHESELATEWENNREALLAFIEQVHRGIKGVVRDIDGNLLANATVSVEGIKHDVKTAANGDYWRLLNPGEYRVTARADGYSSQTRLCIVGYDASASSCSFTLTKSNWARIRQIMAQSGKRPRIPTNTTGSSNTGPATVPQNERLRRLRLLRLRKLRMEKMKGSTSMKTTTTTTTVPPTTTMPTETTSSWFDIWFEVDSTTTSQDYNFEYRIDDY; via the exons ATGAAAATGCAGACTTTTAGGGTTCCTCTGTTACCAACCTTGTTTGCTCTATGCTGGATTTTGTTGCTTGTTATTCACGTTGACTCCGTTGGTGCTGAAAGGTCCAACCAGAAAACCAGGAGCATCCATATGAAGGAAAACAGTGATGTTAGTTCAAAAAGAGAAGAAATACAGGATGTATTTTCAGAAGACACTCAGATGGACGAGCCTGATGCAGAAGACAAAGACAAACCAAAGGACAAAAAGACCCCTGAAGAGTTATTAGAGG CCAAAGCAAAGAAGGCGTCTGAGAAGGCAGCCAAAGCCAAGAAACCTAAACCCACCAAAAAGCCGAAACCAACAAAGAAACCCAAACCACCAAAGCCCACCAAGAAACCAAAGCCTCCAAAACCCACCAAAAAGCCAAAGGCACCAAAGGCCACCACAACACCAAAGACCAGAGAAACCACAACAACCAGAAAGACAACaatggaggaagaggaggagaaaatCCTGTTAGAATTGGGATGGGACATgc taTTTCCAACAGTGTCACCAAAAAAGACAGAAATCAAGAAGCCCATTGAGCCAGATCATG GAAATGTCCACAGCAAGAAAGAGGCCACAAGACCACCTATTATCAAAGAGCTTGACCCGGATTACTGGGATGCAAGAT ATGAAGTTCCAGAACCGGACCTCATACCGAATGTTAAGGAGCCCTCCAATACAGATGACCCAAGTATATACTTACCCATCCCAG AGGAAACCTCCATTTCCCCTCGAACAGTTGCACCCTGGTATGAGGAATATGATTATTCAGATT TGGCTGCAAAGAAGTTGGAGGAAGAGCTGGAAAAAGCAAGAAAGGCCAAAGAGGAGAAGG cGGAAAAACTCCGGAAGATTtgggaagaggaggaagaggagaggagacagcaaaCAGCTCTTCATGTAGAGCCAAAGA AGTGTCCTCCGCTTGGCATGGAGTCCCATCGAGTAGAAGATGATCAGATCTTGGCGTCTTCTATGTCTCATCATGGATATTCTGCTCTTAGAGGACGCCTGAACATGCAG AGTTCCGATGATGAGGAGGATGTTTATGGTGGAGCGTGGTGTGCTGATACAGAAGAGAAGGAGCACTGGTTTCAACTGGACGCCCGTCGAGAGGTCGAGTTCACTGGCGTCATCACACAGGGCAGGAACTCCGAATCAAA TAATGACTTCGTATCGTCGTTTTTCGTGGCCTTCAGTAACGACAGTCGTGATTGGACAGTGCTGCATGACGGTTATGCTGAGTGG CTCTTTTATGGCAATGTGGATAAGGACACTCCAGTGATGGCTGAATTCTCATTTCCTGTGGTGGCGCGTTACATCCGTATTCTCCCTCAGAGCTGGAACGGCAGTTTGTGCATGAGACTGGAGGTGCTCGGCTGCCCGTTACCAA CTAGTTATCTGACAGAGAACGATGTTCCGCCTACTGATGACCTCGATTACAGACATCACAACTACAAAGAGATGCGTCAG ATGATGAAGGTTATAAATGAAGAATGTCCAAACATCACCAGAATATATAACATTGGCAAAAGCTCTCAAGGGCTGAAGATGTACGCCATGGAGATCTCCGATAACCCTGGAGAACACGAGACAG GTGAGCCAGAATTCCGTTACACCGCCGGGCTTCATGGGAATGAGGTGCTGGGTCGAGAACTTCTGCTCCTGCTCATGCAGTTCCTGTGTAAGGAATACAACGACGACAATCCGCGAGTGCGCCATCTTGTGGAAGGAGTTCGTATACACCTAGTGCCGTCACTGAACCCTGATGCCTACGAGCTGGCCTTTGAAATG GGCTCTGAAATGGGCAACTGGGCTTTGGGCCACTGGACAGAGGAGGGCTACGACATCTTTCAGAGCTTCCCAGACCTGAACAGTGTTCTGTGGGGTGCCGAGGACAGGGGATGGGTGCCACGGATCATTCCGAATCACCACATTCCCATTCCTGAGAATTTCCTTAATGGTTCT GTTGCTGTTGAAACGAAAGCCATCATCACTTGGATGGAGAGGACGCCATTTGTTCTGGGTGCCAATCTACAGGGTGGAGAGAAGATTGTTGCGTACCCCTTCGACATGCAGCGTCCGCCACGGGCGACGGGCGCAGATGGCAGAGGAGGTCAGCCCGTGTCTGAGTATCACCAGATGAACGAGGAAACATGGGCGAGGATTCAACGACAGAATGAGGGAGCTCTCCGTGAGACAGCAGACGAAAACTTGTTCCGCTGGCTGGCCATGACGTACGCCCACAGTCACCTGACCATGACGGAGACCCACCGCGGTTCCTGTCACACTGATGACATCACAGGTGGCCAGGGCATCATCAACCGTGCCAGCTGGAAACCCGTTGTGGGCA GCATGAATGACTTCAGCTACCTGCACACAAACTGCTTTGAGATTTCTATCTTTCTTGGGTGTGACAAGTTTCCTCATGAAAGCGAGTTGGCGACAGAGTGGGAAAACAATCGAGAGGCTCTACTGGCGTTCATTGAGCAG GTCCATCGTGGGATTAAAGGAGTTGTAAGAGACATTGATGGGAATCTTCTAGCAAATGCAACAGTTTCTGTGGAGGGCATCAAACATGATGTCAAAACAG CTGCCAACGGCGATTACTGGCGTCTTCTGAACCCAGGCGAGTATCGCGTGACAGCGAGAGCGGACGGGTATTCATCGCAGACGCGACTTTGCATCGTGGGCTATGATGCCAGCGCGTCTTCCTGCAGCTTCACTCTAACTAAATCTAACTGGGCTCGGATCCGACAAATCATGGCACAGAGTGGGAAGAGGCCAAGAATCCCTACCAACACCACTGGCAGTTCAAACACAGGGCCCGCCACTGTCCCGCAAAATGAACGTCTGCGCCGCCTGCGACTGCTGCGTCTGCGCAAACTACGAATGGAGAAGATGAAAGGCAGTACCTCAATGAAAACTACGACTACAACCACCACTGTGCCCCCCACCACAACAATGCCAACAGAAACTACATCCTCATGGTTTGACATATGGTTTGAGGTGGACAGTACTACGACCAGTCAAGACTATAACTTTGAGTACAGAATAGATGATTACTAA
- the LOC127433111 gene encoding synaptobrevin homolog YKT6 encodes MKLYSLSVLYKGSTKANLLKAAYDLSSFSFFQRSSLQEFMTFTSALIVERSAIGSRASVKEQEYLCHVYIRNDNLGGVVIADSEYPSRVCFTLLDKVLDEFSRQVNSIDWPSGSPATIQYTALDSYLARYQNPREADAMTKVQAELDETKIILHNTMESLLERGEKLDDLVQKSEHLGNQSKAFYKTARKQNSCCEVM; translated from the exons ATGAAACTCTACAGTTTAAGCGTGTTGTATAAAGGTTCGACAAAGGCCAACCTGCTTAAAGCCGCGTATGATCTATCATCATTTAGTTTCTTCCAGAGGTCCAG TCTGCAGGAGTTTATGACCTTCACCAGCGCACTGATTGTTGAACGTTCAGCGATAGGAAGTCGTGCGTCTGTCAAAGAACAAG agtACTTGTGTCATGTATACATACGCAATGATAATCTTGGAGGCGTGGTGATTGCAGACAGTGAATATCCCTCCAGAGTGTGTTTCACTTTACTCGACAAG GTTTTGGATGAGTTCTCCAGGCAGGTGAACAGCATCGACTGGCCATCTGGGTCACCAGCGACTATACAGTACACGGCACTGGACAGTTACCTGGCTAGATACCAG AATCCTCGTGAGGCAGACGCTATGACCAAAGTGCAAGCTGAACTGGACGAAACCAAAATTATTTTG CACAACACAATGGAGTCACTTCTCGAGAGAGGAGAGAAACTGGATGATTTAGTGCAGAAATCTGAGCATCTGGGAAACCAATCAAAAGCCTTTTATAAAACG GCACGCAAGCAGAACTCGTGTTGTGAGGTCATGTGA